atatgagtcgagttccttatgcatctgcggtgggcagtttgatgtatgcgatggtgtgtacaagaccagatattgcacatgctgttggtacagttagtcgatttttgtcaaatccaggtagagagcattggaatgttgtgaaatggattttgaggtatcttcatggtacagATAATATGAAGttttgttttggaggtgataaacctactttgatgggttactcagactcagatatggctggggacattgattccagaaagtccacttcgggctatttgataaagtttgtagggggagctgtggcttggcaatcaagactacagaggtgtgtagcgttgtctactacagaggcagagttcattgctattactgaagcatgcaaggagtttttatggttgaagaaattcttgcaggagcttggttttaggcaagataactattcattgttcattgatagccaaagtgctatccatcttggtaagaatccaacttttcattctagatccaaacatattgatgtgaggtatcattggatacgtgatgctttggatgctaagttattggagttggaaaaggttcatacagacgataatggtgctgatatgatgactaaagcattgccaagagggaagtttgaagtttgttgtgagatcgccggtttggcggtcatctccacatagttgtgagggggagatttgttgggtattgggctcccttcctatgtggagaaaaggcccaaaacttAAGAAGTCCATGTCTCatttaacctagtggagagggggctataaaataaagagagaggcagaataATACAAtcagaacacactgaaagccctaacacagaatgagaggtagagggaaaattctgttcacgtttttcacagaGATGTCACAGTAGaatcggcgctgcggattcgttcaccgttggatcgggctgaaatttttacagcaggttcggaactcattgcttttcattctgaccggtcggatctttgatacgaggtctgagttgggagatattaatttctcactgcagcagtgatattataggttttcctctcttgttcttctctattttgaaagctttgttgctttgttatttggttgggtgttggcactaatttgtgctattgattgagactcttttgtactcttgttgatcataatggagctatttctttggtctggacgactcgtggtttttacccttgatttgagggattttccacgttaaaaatcttggtgcctttatttgtgtttttggtgatttattattgctgctctttgattattgctcgtcatagattcttgcaagttaggggaaattatatccgctgcattctctggtatattttttgttgttgttttccctaTCACGATgtttggctctgataccatatagaaaagatttaaagaataattatgCTGTATTATTTCAAAGAATAGGGTACCATATATAGACATACAAGAGTGCTATAATTCCTCATCTAGTAAAGGAATGAGTGCACAAATTTGCTCACAAATATAATAATGCCTAAATTATAGCTAATACAATATTTGACATATCTTAACAAGATGGAGGTTGTGGTAGATTCCATGGTGGTGAAGGACGAATTCCAAGAAGGTGGATCTGATTCGAGTGAGAAGGGGTGAGACTAGTTCTGATTCCAAGGAAGGTTAGATCAATCCAATCTAATGATATTGAATCCAAGGTAATGAAATTGGATCGATCCTACTGATGTTGATACTGATGTTGATGTTGGATGTAATTTCATGATGCTTAGATCCTTTtccaagtatatatatatatatatatatatatatatatatatatatatatatatatatatataatattaaataattatagttaaaatatattaattttagaaaaataattttttaactaaccAACTTTTGACAAAAGTTAAGTTATCAAATAAagtaactttttattttcttaaaaatgttataaaacaaattaataaaatttaggattttattttataaaaaatgattgtTTATCAGATAAAATTTTGTCGAGGTATCATTTCCcttaattttaactatataaaaaaaattgtaattttacaatttaatatattaaaactttatttttatttatgagaTTATTTAAGTAATTCAAAAACTTCTATAAACCTTACTTCAAAATCTAATCGTAActttaaatctttaaaaaaataaattacatactTCACTCCATCAAATcctttattaatataatattggaGCCAACAAAGCCTAAacgaaaaaaattgaaatcaatcaGAAAAGCAACGCACACAGAGACTTGCGCTGCTGCTCTTCTCTCTACCAACGTGCTGTTCTTCTTCTCTCCAGTGAGCGACGGCGGCTCTTTTCTTTGTCTTCACCGCCGACGAGGAAGGAACTCCTATCCCCAGCCAGCGGcgtcttctctttttcttcaccGGCGTTAAGAGTGATCTCTCGAGAATCGTGAGCAATCTGTAGCTGGTCTTCTTCATCGTCTTGCTCGGCCTCACCCTCTCTTGGTCTGCCTCTGTCAAAAaggtatgtttttttatttctataatattcgttgttttctttcttcctaaggtttTGCAAGTCAGATGGCCAATCGCACTTTGTTGAAACTTTCGTGCTTGTTAAGAATCGCGCGTCTCTGGAGTTTTACATTGTGCCTCATCTTGATCGTATTTCAAATGTGTACGACAATCACTTGGCTTCAATTAATTATTGCTTTGTGTTACAGAATTGAATTGTGATTTATCCTTACTTAATTTAAGTTGGTGGTTCTGATATTACCTGTTGGGTTTCGTTATCTCTGTTGATTTATATTGTTGTTGCATTGTTCTATTTAATATTGCATTGTTCCATTATTCATCCCGATTAGgatgtttatttattaatttatttttagaatggACGAAGAAGATATTAATGTGCCCTTCTTGTGAAAATGAGATTGAAAAGATGATATTGAAAAACAATATATGAAACTGTTGAAACtaacaaaaagagaaagaatgatGGAACCGATTCTGATTGTTGGAGGTATTTTAATAAGACTGGGGTGGGTAAGAATGgaaaagaaaaggcaaaagTGTAATGGTTGTAACAAAATATTGGTGTGGTGGAAAAAATAtggtatttttcatttgaatCGTGATGTTATGTAATGTGATAGAAGCAAAACTGAAGATATTAGTCAAACGATGTTTAGATATGAATTGCAGATCTCAGATTTTTAGAGTAGATAGTGTCTTGATGCCCGCCTAGTTTGGTCTTGATCCAAGATTTTGTTTGCTCAGAGCATCCAACTCTCGACCATTTTAGAGATATTTTCTTTCCAAAAATGAAACCATCCATAGTGTTAGAATAAATAGTCTTAAAAGAGATTCATTTTCCTAGGAGCATGCTTTAGATCTAGTTCCTAGGAGCATGCTTTAGTCCTAGTTCCTAGGAGCATGCTTTAGTTCTAGTTCCTAGGAGCATCTTCTAGAATTCTCCTCTTTCCTCTCATCCATTGTATCTCATGTACTATACATATTGAAACCTAAGAGGAGAGAACACACACTTTCAAATTCACTCTAAAATCTTCTTCTCTTTAGTTTtaagttggtatcagagccaagttaaagcctatcctagcgaactttcttggacatttCTGTTCCACCCGATATCGGGCCGCTAACAgaccacccactaatttcttgtcccacgcacgagatgaatatacctcggcgtgagggggtgtgttggaagttccacatcgactagagataaggcaatttcatagtatataagtgaggtgcaaacctcaccttacaagttggttttgtggggttgaattaggcttaaagcccacttcCAACATGGTATCAAAGCCCATGTCACCTTTGTTGAGCAATCTACCTTCTTCCCTACTGCTACTTGTGATTCAAATTCTATCCAACATGTTCTACCTATTCCCTTCATTGAGTCTCCGACTCCGATAGTCCAAAATACCGTACCCGATCCTATTGAGCCATTGTCACCACCCATTATTACTTATCAACACAGGAACCAAATGGCTAGACCAATACTCCAAGGTGAGTCCTCTTTTGAAGGTCATTCTCCATCATCACCTGGTACCACGACTCTTGATCATGATGATTTGAATTGGCCCATTGATATCCGCAAAGGTACACGATCTACTCGAAATCCTCAtcctatttacaattttcttagtTATCACAGGGTATCTCCTTCctatttctcttttatttcttctgtctcTTCCATTACTATTCCTAAAATTGTGAAAGAAGCACTTGATCATCCTGGGTGGCGACAAGCCATGATTTCTGAAATGCAGGCTCTTGAACACAACAAAACATGGGAGTTAGTTCCTCTTCCTTTTGGGAAAAAGACAGTAGGTTGTCGATGGGTCTATGCCATTAAAGTTGGACCCAACGGTGAAATTGATCGACTTAAGGCACGATTGGTGGCCAAAGGATACACTCAAATCTATGGGCTTGATTAGAGTGATACTTTTTCACCAGTAGCCAAAATGACTACCGTCAGACTCTTTCTTGCAATGGCAGCCATTCGTCATTGGCCCCTTCATCAACTAGACATTAAAAATGCTTTTCTGCATGGAGATCTTGAAGAGGAAGtttacatggagcaacctcctggatttgttgctcagggggagtctggtTTGGTTTGTAAGTTACGTCGCTCTCTCTATGGTCTCAAGCAATCTCCACGTGCTTGGTTCGGGAAATTCAGCCACATTGTTCAAAACTTTGGGCTGAAACGCAGTGAGGCAGACCACTCTGTTTTCTATTGCCTTACCTCTCCTGGAAAATGTGTGTACTTAATAGTGTACGTCGATGATATAGTGATCACAGGCAATGATGTTGGTAAAATCTCTCAGTTAAAAGAACACTTATGCCAtcattttcaaaccaaggatcttggaactctaaaatattttcaGGGCATAGAAGTAGCCCAATCAAAGGAAGGAGTTGTAATTTCTCAAAGGAAATATGCTCTTGACATCCTTAAAGAGACAGGTATGATCAACTGTAAACCAATGGATTGTCCCATGGATCCAAATCAGAAATTAATGGCAGAATAGGGAGAAGCTTTCTCTGATCCAGAAAGGTACAGAAGACTAGTTGGAAAACTTATTTATCTTACTATTACCAGGCCAGATTTATCCTTTGCAGTTGGTGTTGTGAGTCAATTCATGCAGAATCCGTCTATCGATCATTGGAATGCTGTCATTCGTATTCTAAGGTATCTTAAAAAAGCTCCAGGACAAGGACTACTTTATGAGGATAAAGGGAATACTCAAGTTTTTGGATATTGTGATGTTGATTGGGCTGGTTCTCCTATGGATAGACGTTTTACCATGGGATATTATGTTTTTCTTGGAGCAAATATAGTCTCGTGGAAAAGTAAAAAGCAGAATGTTGTTGCACGATCATCCGCTGAAGCAGAGTATAGAGCAATGACATCCCTAACATGTGAACTTATATGGGTTAAACAATTTCTACAAGAAATAGGTTTTTGCAACATTCAACCAATGAAGATGTATTGTGATAATCAAGCTGCTTTCCACATCGCTTCTAATCCAGTGTTCCATGAAAGGACCAAACATATTGAAATTGATTGTTACTTTATTCGAGAAAAATTGATGACCAAAGAAATTTGCACAGAATTTGTAGGATCAAATGAACAACTTGCAGATGTATTAACAAAATTCTTGAGAGGTCCTAGGATTGAATTTATATGTTCTAAGCTTGGcacatacaatttgtatgctccagcttgagggggagtgttagaataAATAGTCTTAAAAGAGATTCATTTTCCTAGGAACATGCTTTAGATCTAGTTCCTAGGAGCATGCTTTAGTCCTAGTTCCTAGGAGCATGCTTTAGTTCTAGTTCCTAGGAGCATCTTCTAGAATTCTCCTCTTTCCTCTCATCCATTGTATCTCATGTACTATAAATATTGAAACCTAAGAGGAGAGAACACACACTCAAATTCACTCTAAAATCTTCTTCTCTTTAATTTTAAGTCATAGAATGAAACACATGTCTGCAAAGCTATTTAAGGTGTCAGATGATGAAGCATAGGAAGAGGGGTTTGTGGGCATTGACACTGAACCAAAAACGTTTGAACCGTTTGAGTGTACTAGTGCTGCAGTTTTAAACACCAAGTTagtaaatatatgataatattttctCTTCCAATTGTTGCAACATAATAACAAATGAAACTATATTTGCAtactaaaaagaataaataactgaaagtatatataattatatacgaGTAAGGAAGGGCCACCAAGTGATTAGATATTGACATGCCCCAGTACctgcaaaacaagaaaatacatTCATCAAATGTTCTCAACAACCAAATAATACCAAGGTTTATAGCGTGCTGTGTGCtggaaataaacaaaaaatgtacATCAGATTTAAATGCACATGATTTTTGCAGTTCTAGATGAAGGTGTTGTAAGTTGGACAAGTGAGAGGTGGGAGTGATTATTATAAATCTATAAttggttaaatatgatttaaaataacaaattttccaaaccaATGAATTCATGTGTTTTGTCCAAAGCATGATgtgatatcatttttaattcacaATTATTAGTATTCAACCAGTTGTTTATGcacattaaatgaaaaaaattgtgataaacAGCAATACTTAGCTCATGCTTTTTGTGATAACAGTTGTTTATGCACATTTAGTGAAACAATAAATCTTTGTGACAATACATAAAGGAGGCTTTGAAGATGCTGCTTCCAAAAAAAAGTTTGACTTTTGCATCACTCAAATGGTTTTAGCTCTTGCACGTTGCGCCCCCAATCCTAAGTCAGAGTCTACAATCAATTCAAAGATGCAATAAAATaagtttcttctttttctactctgTTCAAAATGGAATCGAAAAATCATGAACCGGGATGTGTCTGAATACCATAAAATATGTCTTTACTAAACCATGAAATGTAGGCCAGCCCGCATGCCCACGAGACAAGAAGGATGCGGGACAGACTGCATGCCCACGAGACAAGAAGGATGCGGGACAGACCGACCTGACCTGCATTTTGTGGGTAAAGTGCACAAAATGCAAGGCAGGCCTAAATGGATTGGGTCGGCCTGCATTGCCAACCTTAGTATTTAGGGTTTGCTAGGTAAAGTTCTTTCAATGTAGTATTTTTCGTATTTGATCTTTTTCTCCCTCTCTTCCCGGAAGCACATCCTCTTCTCTCCATAAACCATCCTCTCTTTCCGTGTAAACCATCTTCTCCTTgtgcatttttattttcattagtgTTTCCCTTTCTGTAAGTTGATCTTCTGTTATTGTgggttatttttctcttaaatcatcttctaattcaatttttttaatattcaacttCTCATAAACCCTAATATTAATGTGGTTGGCTACGAGTGGTGTAAGTTTAAATTCTGATGCAGTCAAATTAGATTCACTCCTTAATGTGTATGCTTATAATTATCCTTATTATTGATTGTTGACATTGTATAAACTAGGTTATGTTGACATTGTTTCTGTTTTTTGAGAGATGTTTATAATAGTTTGTGTCTTGGATGTTTGTAATAATTAGTgacatgttttttattatagtaaGTTGCATATGAACTAAATAGTAATTCTTCAAGTTTTGATAAGTTTATAGTACGAAAATCTGGaagagataaaaagaaagtGGGAGTAAAGTAAATGATGATCGATCGTAATTTAAACTTGCACAGCTTGTTTAAAgcaaatcaaattgatatttgaaacaattttgataaatgaatttgaaaatactgTCAATATGTATTCCCTGTGATATATCCTCTTTTGTGGGTTGTTGTGATTGGAGTTCAAACAAGGGTGATATCTCATTTCATGATATACCAGAGAAAATATggtttcttttattcttttcgtTTTACAAAAAATAGCCAAATCAATAAAAACAATAGCCAAGTCATTTGGGGCAGTTATTTATTCTATAAAATCCTCTGTTTTTGGCTGAAAAATTATGTGCATTTCTATAAGTAAGATCGTTTAAAGTGGGCTAGTTATATCAACCGTAATTGCAATTCCAAGTCCTAATATTAGGCAAACTAACTTTTAATCAACTCAAGCTAGTTTTATTAGGaaatttagttttacttttttcatatataaaatattaattaaaatattatcttataaGAGAAACCCAAATCGTTTGAGTCGCGTATCAAACCCAAATCTCTGAACCGCGAAACCACGATTCTTGTATCAGTGACTTCAAGCTTCAAGCCCTGGTTGCTGTTACCAATTTTCTCTCTTCTGGTACTTTTCTtctcaaaatcattttcctttaaattCATCAGTTTCATTTATCAAAACCATTTCGGTTAAGCTTTTTGGTGTATTAAGTAATATCTAGGTTTTAATAATTTGTGTGGGAACTGAGAAGGTTCGCATGAAACACTATTTGTGAACAGTTTATCACACATTGAAGCTCTTTGTGAAAgatttctttttgtgttttttgacTCTGCTTTTGTGGTTTTAGAGTGAATCGTGAAATGGGTTGGAAAGCAGCTGAAAAACTCATTAGGCACTGGAAAGTTCTCAGAGGGGATAATGTAAGCCAAGCCAAATTCtccaccatatatatatatatattgttgctTGTTCTTTCCCACTtccactttttttattttgaaatgataacaattattattttacagtCATTCATTTATTCATTTGTAACAGGTAATGATAATAAGAGGCAAAGATAAGGGTGAGACTGGGACTATTAAGCGTGTTATTCGCTCTCAGAATCGTGTCATTGTTGAGGGTAAAAATCTGGTGAGGGATTAACACAACTCTCACCATAACAATTTGGTTATTCCTTGTCGAATTTTCGATTAAGTGTTGCATTTTCAATTCCATTACCGATGTTtctaatattaaatactttgtTAATTGTCTAATTGAGATTTGGACATGTTATTGTGTAAATTTGCCTGACTGGTTTCTATTTCCAATGCCGATTGACTTTCTCTTTGCAGGTGAAGAAGCATATTAAGCAAGGGCAAGGTCATGAAGGGGGAATCTTTGCAGTCGAAGCCCCACTCCATGCCTCCAACGTGCAAGTTGTTGACCCAGTGACAGGGTATGCACATTTGTTAAAGAGCATGCTTGTGATTGCATCTTCTGGGTTTGAGGATAACATATACTGAATTAACAAAGTTTTACTTTTTCAGGAAGCCTTGCAAGGTTGGAGTTAAATATCTTGAAGATGGTACTAAAGTCAGAGTATCCAGAGGAATAGGAGCATCTGGGTCTATAATCCCTCGTCCTGAGATCTTAAAGATACGAACTACCCCAAGACCTACTGTCCGTAAGTATCCCAAAGGCTAATACATGTTTCTTGtctgaattattattaaaaatggcAAGAACTAAGAGAGAATTGGCTGAAAGTGAGAAATTGGCTATGCAGAATGTGTGTCAACATGCTAATGAAATGGCTTATGCAGAAAGAGAGAGACAATAATTACTAAACAAGATTATAACAGTTTTTATGTGGAAGCATACCATAATCTCTAAAAATAGTCCAATCCTCCAAACACATAGTTacttattaaattaagaaaCCTTTGGTGATAGTAGCTGACATTTCTCTTTCAATTATCTTGATGTACCTCTGCCCTTTTTCGCTACGATTCTGTTAGGCTGCTAGCACATGTGATTATCCATAAGCTTTTTATTATACTTGGCCTTGAAGGGGAGCTTCCTTGCACATTACAGACATTCTTTAAACTGGTCCTTTTTTAGTTGAAATCCGTAATTATGTTAGCAGTAGATGAGAGTAGAAGTGTCTTAGAGAAAAATGGTTGAGAGTGTGGGCTCTCAGAAGATCTATTTTTATATCTCTtaaccaaaatataaatagGCTGACTGAAAACCTACACCTAGGACCCTGTATGATTTACAACCACAGCCAAAGCAGCTTTTACAAAATAACCGAGAAGACAATagaaagcattttttttctaacagtGTTAATACTCTTTTAGTCGCATGAGAGTAACAAAAATCCCAAATCCCCCCTCTAATGTAGTAGAGTGGCAACCTAGGTGTCTATCCAATGCAACTCCAATCTTAGTAACTATATTGTGTTATGTTAATCATGAGAAGTGAAACTAATGATGGGggaaatataaaatatgcaaACTATTCTTAAATGATGAATGAAACTAATGCAAAAAGTCCAAAATGATGCAAAAAGTGTATGCTGTAAACATGACAGTGTTTGTGTGCCAAAATGAATGTGAAAATGGTGGATTCAATGGTCAAATGATGTTGGAATGGTGTAACATAGATGGTTTATATGCAAGACAGCAAGAATTTATGAATGCAATGTGGTCTGAGACCTAGTTCTACCTATAACAGTGTAAAAATGCAGAATCTAAAACTGTTTGTGAAAAGCCCTAAAAGAAACCCTAGTGTTCAccaagtgtttgatgaaatgcctaAACGAAGTAAAAATGTAGAATGTACAAAACTGAAGTATGGAGCATGTTTCAATGGATATATGTGTGCATGATATGTGTTTAAAATTGCCAAAATGCCTAGAATTCTCAAATTCACTAATCAAACCAAGATTTGACAGCAAAATGACTAAACCAGTTTTCACAGCAAATGGTTTTTATGCAGATATGGGTTTGAATAAAATGTAATGCATGAATGTGTTATTTTATCATCTAAGCATGTTTGATATGATGCTAATTGACTTCTAAAACAGTGAATTGATCAGAAGAATCAATGAAAAGATGAAATGCCTAATTCTACCCAAGCTTATGAAATCTAACTTTTAAACATGGTTGAAAATCTGTAAAATGCATGTAGAGCTGTAATTCTCAATACGAACATGATTCAAAACACTAAACAAACATGTTATGATGCTCAGATCGCCATCGGAATCACAAAATCACAAAATCAATGGTAAAACCAAAGGCGTTAAAAGTAACTATATTACCTAACTTTCAAGAAACTGgagattttaatttctaaaccTAAAACTAATGATTGAAACACATCAAAGATCATGAAAACAGATTAAAGACATCAAGAATCAGTAAAACCAGAGATCAAAAACAGAAATCATGTATTGagttatgaaaacagaaaaATGGGTTTTGAGACAAAACCAAGAACTTGAATCTTGATCAATTTGGGTTTCAACCTTTGACATCAATCAATTCATTGGGAATTATTGGATTGAATTAGTGACATTGAACTACTTAGAAGTTGATCCTGAATCCAGAAAtcaattctagaaaaataaaataaaggctGGAATCAATTAATCAAGCTTCACGAACAGATTTTGACAGCTAAACTGACAAATGGGTTTGGATAACATTGTCATGAAACTTCAGACTTGCAAGAACTCATGAATGAAAGCTATAAATTGCAAGAAACATAAATGACAACTAAAAGTAGATTCAAAAGCAGTAAATCAATGAAAAACAGTaaagagaaagataaaatgCTGCATTGAATTGAGAGTTGAATACAAGAGAAAGGAGTCAAGATCACAATTACTATGGGATAGTTGGAAAAACTCTGCTCACATTGTAGTCTGGTTCTCCAACTTCCTTCCTGCAAAAGCTCTCCAAAACTTCAGAAATCTAAAATTAAGGAACTGCACTATGCTTGTACGTAAAAACTTAAGAGCTGGTATATGgtgttgttgtttttcttctatCTACTCTAAtctatttaaagaaaaagaatacaaAGAATGAAGAACTAAAAATTCTTTTTGTATACAATGTATATCCTAACCGACTAAGCTTCTCTTTGACCAATCTTTTTTACTTCCTAACTTCTTGATGCCAATTCCATGAGTCTGTCCAAGTCAGCTTGATGCTTTGTCCATGCTTGCTGCCGCCTAGAATTTGTGATGTTGACACTTAAACTTTGGTTTGGCAGCTTCTATTCATTGCTCGGCCAGCTTTCTAGGCTTCATTAGTCTTCAAATCTCATCTTAGATCCActgaaaaatacaaatttagcTCAAGTTAGTCAAGTCAAGAaggttaaataaaaatgaagcaaaGTTACAACTACACTAAGCTAATTCTAAAGACTCAACTTACTAAaccaaaatttactctaaaaataccctatttaatacattttcacTAAAACTAggatttttactaaaaagaatgaaaatgatctaaaaacagaaaataaaaacaagaaaacaccCAAAAGAAGTGCTCTAAACTACTAAAAAAAACAGTCGTAAGCACTAGAAAGAAAGCCTTTGGGAAAGGGTGTTGGATGGAGTTAATCATAAAGATTCGGGATTCATTaagtgccttccatttccttaaAATCATGTTTCTATTTTGTGTACTTTTGTTAGTTGATCCCCGCTCCTTCATATTGACCCACTAACATGGTTTTATATGCAGAAGGGTAAGTAAACGCACATATGTATGGTATAAGACTGTAATTTATTGACAGAGTAATGTGGATTGATGAATTAATTCTTCTGTTATATTTGAGTAAGAAGCTAGGTTTAACGTAGTATAGTAAGTGGCATGAACTCATTCTCCTGTTCATCCTCCATAACCATATTATTAACGTAGTGTTGTTAGAAACTACTTATTCCAGttgtaaaaaatttgcaaaatttgTATGGACATATGAAATTAGAATTCAGTGTGAAACCTATGCCTTTTCAATTCTCAGTCATTTCAAACATACGTTATAACACATTTTTCTTAAATCCAAAATATTAtcctttgttatttatttttggcaGTTGGTCCCAAAGATACTCCGATGGATCTTGTGCTAGAGAAGACTTACGATGCTAAAACAGGAAGGGGAATGCCTGAGCTTTAAGGATATTATGTACCTTATTCAAATGAGTGAGTTGCTATCACGATGAACAAGATATGGAAAGAGTTTGTCACATGTTTTGTTTACCGTGATTTTGTGGAATTGCTTTCAAATTTTAATGGTTTAGCCTGTGATTTACTGATAgctaaaaacaattaataattatttttatccttttctaTGCAATGGATGTTAGCTCTTCTAAGGATAGTCACATAACTTTCACTCCACAATTGTTAGAGTGAGTGAAACAGAGAATCCCTTTGATAGTTATGGTTATAGTGGGTGAAATTAATTGATTTCATCCATTATTCTTTGATTTGATCTCCTCCCAAAGGCCTCACATTCTATAAGGTGGAACTCATTCACCCAGTTTCTTCGAACCCTATTGTACAAAATCAGGTTGcatgaaaatggtaaaaaaattcTGAGGATTGCTAATTTTGTAGACTAACTTATTGGTCAACTTGTTTGGTTTCATGACcttatttttaccttttgttGTAAATACCATTGATTTTTCTGgagttaatatattatatttgagaAAACCTTCAATTTGATATTCCAAAGTGACACATGTCACCACATCAGTTCTTTATAAACTGTGGCCACCAAATCAGATTAGACCGacaaaatttaaatcattatagTTGTCCTCCAAAGATTGTCACTAAATTATTCCATGAAGGATTCAATTGGTCAAATTAGTCCCATAGATACTATATTACCACATTGGTCTTTATATAGGATGACAATGGTGACTAAAAGAATCAC
This portion of the Vigna unguiculata cultivar IT97K-499-35 chromosome 6, ASM411807v1, whole genome shotgun sequence genome encodes:
- the LOC114188970 gene encoding uncharacterized protein LOC114188970, with the protein product MGWKAAEKLIRHWKVLRGDNVMIIRGKDKGETGTIKRVIRSQNRVIVEGKNLVKKHIKQGQGHEGGIFAVEAPLHASNVQVVDPVTGKPCKVGVKYLEDGTKVRVSRGIGASGSIIPRPEILKIRTTPRPTVLGPKDTPMDLVLEKTYDAKTGRGMPEL